The sequence below is a genomic window from Setaria italica strain Yugu1 chromosome IV, Setaria_italica_v2.0, whole genome shotgun sequence.
CTTATCATGAGCATTTAGCTACCGTTTTCAGTATCTGCTCTCCTTATCAGCTTTCACCTATATGATCTTCAGGTTGTATCACCAGATCAGGCAACGAAAATATACAAGGCGATAAAGGACAAAGGTCTTCCAGTTGCTTTGGTTGAGTATGAAGGGGAACAACACGGTTTCCGCAAGGTCTATAATTACTCTGTTTACCCACCACACCTTCTATGTCACATTGAGTCTGAACAGTAAAACACTGAGGTGCTCGACAAAATTGAGTATTTATTATACTGTTAAACCCGCTATCTGCAGCTGCTTTGTATCGAGTCAAACTTTTTTAATCATTTGGATAAACTCAAAATCTACAGTGCACAAGGGATAGCTAGCTCATGTCTAACATGCATTCCTTGGAACAGGCTGAGAACATCAAATTCACCTTGGAACAGGAGATGGTGTTCTTCGCAAGATTAGTGGGGAAATTCAAGGTGCCTGATGACATAACTCCAATCAAGATTGAAAACTTTGACTAGCCCCTGCTTGTAAACGTTTATTTTAAAATGGCAGCAATCTGCATTCTGTTTACCCACCATCAACTGCTGAACTAGTCAGCTTAGATGCAACTTGGTACATGCTGCACATTCTTACAAGACTACAACTACGAGCAATAATGGAACAAGCTTTCCTtagcttttttttcttgatgttGGTCTGTTTTCATACTCCTCGATTCGTTGGCACGCGAAGGGACAAAGGCAGTGCTACTGCTTGACCGCGATTTAGTTTTCCCTGTTTGGGATTGAATTTTAGATAATTTGGTGGAAGCACTGCAAATCCAAGAGATGTAACAGCCCCTGAAGCTCTTTTCGGTCCAACTATTTGTTGTCCTCAATTGAAGCAGTAAAATCATGATATGCGGCACTATGTGCATTCCTTTTAAAATGTGTTCCTTTAGCCTGTATCAGATATTAGACTTTTTCTGAACAGGACTTCACTAGCCTTTTTCTGAACGGCCAAACCATTTGCATACCGGGACCATATCCGACTACATCAGCGGCATTATCATTCTCGCCATCAGCTCTCTTCCTATTCTATGTATGTTCATAACATGCAAGTATAATTGACAAAACCGCAAATTTATTGTCCTAGCTGATCCATGGGACGGGGCTTCTCTACGAGGAGAAATCGTGCGGTAAAATTTAATTTCCTCACGTTCAGTATCATCCTACAGCTTCGCTCTCCTGATGATTTTGTCACTGCGCGCACGGGGCGATTGGCAGCTGCGATGGCAGCGCCTTGTCCTGTTGTCCATGGCTTCGCGGTGGTGCTCGAGTCCGCATTGATCGGTGCTTGGCTGGATGAAGATCGAATAGTGTTCGACCGTGATCTCGATGGCCTTGCTTTCGTCTACGCACCCCAGTGTCAGCGGACTCGAGTAGGGAGGAACACGCAGGCCGAGACATGCGCGCGCGGTGGCGAACATGGCGAGACTCTTCAACAGCTCAAACCGGTGGTGAGACGCCGGCGACCAGCACACCTTGAGCGCTGGGGATATTTAATTATTTGCTATCCTAACAAAGACCACTCCGAAGCCACTTTTAAAATGGCACCAAAATATTGGTGAGATGATTAGTCTACACTTTTACCTTTTTCTGATGTGGCAAGCCATGTCCTCACTCCAGCGTGGATAGAACATGACAAATAATCATAATGCCCTTGCTTTCCTCCTGTTAGCCATCCATTCTACCTTCTCCTGccacttacatgtgggacccacacGTCAGGATCATCTTCAACCTCCTGCCACTTACGTGTGGGACCCCTGAGTCCTGAGTCCTGACTCCGGACACTCAGCATTGGGTTGATTTGTTTTTCTAGACAAATCAtctattgatttttttagaCAAACATCACGGATTGATTTGTTTTTTAGACAAAAAAATCATCTACTACTTAGGGTCGAGAGGCACTATTTGGGACCCAAGAATATTTAAAAAACCGTTTAAGTCAATTTGAGACTTCAGTTTAGTCTTGTTAACTTACAGATACTCAAGAAACTGACTTAGTCAATGTTTCTCCCGCTTTAATCTGTCAAACGGTTTTTTGGGCATCTTCAATAATTCTCATAACCGGTGAAAAGGTCTCTACGCATTCAGCAGATCTGGATTAGACTCCTTACGGGAACAAATTAAATaaatctaaaataaaaaattatatacaaAATAGGTTAGAGATTCCCAACCGACTTAAATCAAAAAAATATTCTAGTAACCACGAGAAAATACTAGAGAAATGATAACTCTATAAAAGGGTGGAATAATCTATTTGATCCCTCAACTTTCATATTAGGCTCTAATTTATCCCTCAGCTATCAAATTAACTAACATAATTCCTAAAAAATGATTATCATGTACCTTAAACTTTTATTTAGGCTCAAAGTTTACCCCTGATTACGTGTGACGTCCCATATTGGCATGCTAATCAGCTATGGTTGGTGCAAAGCGAATCAATGTACATATATAAATTGGTTATTTCACCATGATTTCTACGATGTGTTCAATGTATCATAAATATATGGTTCAGTGGTCAAGGGGTGAGCAAAAATAGCAAATTGTAAAGCATTTATTTTTAGACACACAAGATCATCAATCACTCTTCACTCATCTTTGATATGCATTCTAGGTCGATCTATCACTTCAATACATGCCAAGAACCATCATAGATATACCGCATCGCACCATATGTGAAGCAATATGTGAAACAGAGTCCAAATGAAAAGATTGAGAACTGAACTGGTCAATTTCAGTTGTGGGACAAATTTGAGCCACAGAGGAACGTTTGAGGGATGAAAATGACTATTCCGTCCTTAGAGCctatttggtagagctccatctgattctaattttttatgggagctgattctctgagagaagtgattctgtgacTGAAAGtgattttctttaattttctagcataaactcttaaaatcaggatggagaatcacttcacagaatcagaagaagctactttttccaaCTCCCAaccctcttagttcatttcagaaaaatcacttcacagaatcagcagagaatcacttctttctaaaaataaaattatttggtAGAAGTTCTACGGGATTCAATAAAAGATCAGCTCTAGGAGCTCTGTCAAACaataaggaaaaaaatcctCCCGAGAAGAGGTAGTTCTGGCTACGACGGACGAAAATGAGGATACAAAGAAGTATCCAGACCAGATTGATATACAGCGACAGAGTAAGCTTTCGATCGACACCCCACACAATAACAATGGCTAAACAACATTCATACAAGCTTACAGTGGCATACTCCATGAAACGAAAGCCATGGATACACCCGTTTCTTCGGGAAAATCAGTCGAAGTTTTCGATCTTGATTGGAGTTATATCATCTGCCACCTCGAATTTCCCGACCAATCGGGCAAAGAACACCATCTGCTGCTCCAAGGTGAACTTGATGTTCTCCGCCTGTTCGAAACCACGAAAGAAGTTACAACCTCATGCCAGCCGTGGGATGAAGGTCTCTAGGAAGAGGATAGAAATGCGGTTTGCTTACAACCTTGCGTAGCCCATGCTGCTCCCCTTCGTATTCCACCAAGGCGACAGGCAAACCTTTCTCTTTCAAGGCCTTGTATATCTTGCGTGCCTGATCTGGTGGCACAACCTGAAAAAAACAACAAATCAGATGAACAACAACTATGTCTAGTTATAGAAACGTTGATATAACACATCTACTATAGTTTCTGGCCAGCGCATATACCTTATCCTCCAGCCCTTGAAATAGAATCACCGGGCATGTAAACTTATCAACAAAGTTGATTGGTGACCTCTCATAGCAAGCCTTTTCATCTCCTGAAAGACCAGTTCGAAGAGGTAATCAGTCAATCGGACGGAGACATTAAGCCACTCATCTTCTCCGAAAGCAAAATAGTTCTACACATTTCTTACCCACGAAATGGTCGAGATCATGTTTCTCGAATTTGTGTGTCTCCTCTTTCAACAAAGAAAAGTCAGCAACCTGCTCGTTGGCAACACCGAAACagagttagggggtgtttggtttccacctcctaaaattttagtcACTAAAAACTGACTAAAAGGTGACTAGTTTACCAAACACATTGACTAAAAGGGGACTAAAATCTTTAGGAGGCTCAAAACTTTTTAGTCATCCCAACCCCTCCTAAAATCTCCTAAAACACCATTTTGACGGGCCCTACCCCGCGGCCCCGTACCCTCCCGTCCGCACCCTCCCGCTAGTGACAGttctcttcccctcctcccccaacccgccgccgccgcctccctttTCCGGCGGCGCCCACCTTTGCCGGCCACCTTTGCCGGCCACCCTCCCCccggccggatccgccgcctctcgatccatcggcggcggcgcccacctTTGCCGACCACCCTCCACCCCGCCGGATCCGCTCGCCCCCGCCCGAGCCTTCATCCATGCCGACAGCAAGATCCGCCGCTTCTTGACACCCAACTCacccagctcgccgccggctcctccgcgTCTAACCCCCGTCAGATACGCCATCCCTGCGCCCTTCACCGTCGGATCCGCCACTCATTGACCCCTAACTCGCCCAGCTCACTGCCGGCTCCTCCGCGTCCAACCCGCCCGCCGGGCCCCAACTCGCCTCCAACTtgcccgccgctcctccacccCCAACTCGCCCGCCACTCCTCCGCGCCATGGACAACTACAACTACAGGGACTTCATGTCTCAGggatcttcttccggtgcccgTACCTTCCACACATCCCAGGAAGATGCGGACGAGGATGACTTCGGCCCGTTTgcttcgccgccggcctcctacCTGTCCGCTTCCCGGCGCCACATGGAGCACTTGGACCTCAACTCAGAGGGTGCTGCCTTCCCTAATATTGGGTCGTACCAGGCATTCTTGCAGGGAGCTGCAACTGGTTTGGAGCTGCAGCTCCCTCCTCGGGCCCCTGCAAGGAGGGTGGGAGCAGGCGGTGGCGCAGGGCGTGGTCGCGGGTCCAAGACAGCTGCGGGCGGGGGACGAGGTGGATGCAAAGGTTCGCGTGGAGGAAGATCTGGCAGCCGTGGGGGAGCAAGATTGGGAGGAGGTCGCGGTGCATCTTCCTCTGGTGGTCAGGGCTTTGACAATCCACTTGATGTTGATGCTGGTGACGAAGAAGATGACGATGGCACTGAAACTCCCTCCCATGGCACTGAAACTCCCTCCCAGGTAATTGCCTCCACTGCCAATCCACTTGATGTTACAGTGAATGGTTGCATGTTATAGGTTTTGAATGGTGAATGGTTGCATGTTATAGGTTTTGAATGGTGAATGGTTGCTTGTTACTGTCAGTTATGAATGGTTGCATGTTATAGATTTTGAATGGTGAACGGTTGCTTGTTACTGTCAATTGTGAATGGTTACATGTTACTGTCAATTGTGAATGGTTCCATgttattcattttattttctgcTATAATTCTTGTAGATTGACATTGCAATGCGTAGCGTAacattttattttctactaTAGAACCATCATGACAGGGCCGATTGGTCCGAGGAAAACACCCATATTTACTGTGAACTTGCTGTTGAGGAAATAAGGGCAGGGAATTGTTGTAAGGGAGTAATGTCCCGTAGAGGCTATAATAACATGAAGCAAGGATTTCTGTTAAAGGCTGGACTGAACCTAACTATCAAGCAATTGAAGAACAGATGGACTCAGTGCAAAACTCTATACACTTTCTGGAAAGAGTTGCAAACTAGTACCGCTCTAGGGCGAAGACCTGATGGTACTGTCATAGCATCAAGAGCATGGTGGGAAAAGAAGTTAAAGGTAAACAAATCATTTTTGTACTGCTCCATGTTCAGAGGTGTACTGTTTTTTATGTATTGCTCCATTTTTGTACTGTTTTTTATGTACTTAATCACTTGTTTGTGGGTTTCAGGGGAGGACTGAGTGTAGGAAGTTCATGAAGTTTGTGCCTACATATGTTCCCCAACTTATAGAGATGTTCAGAGGTGTTGCAGTGGATGGACTGGCTGCTTGTATCCCAGGATCTTCACCTCAAATATTGGATGATGAGGAAGCCGGCCTATATGTCGAGGAAGGTGGagaacaagaggaagaggagttgGTAGGAAGTCCTGCGAGCAGCAGCAGTCACAAGAGAACAAGCAGCACTGTTGACACAGCCTCAAGTCCcaacaagaagaggaagagtCCATTGATGAAGATGTTCCAGGGCCTTCTAACTGAGTTGCAAGTTAACATGGCTAATGAGCAACAAGCTCTAACTGAAATGGCAAAGCAAAGGGAAGAGGAGTTGGAAAAGAGGCACCAATTGAGGAAGAAAGAGTTGCAAGAGAGGCAACATTTGAGGCATGAAATGAGAAACAAACTGAAGGATGAGGCTAGGGAGGACATAAAAAATTGTTTGACATTGGTAAAAGAAGCCGGAGCAGGACCTACTTCTGAGGAGTTTGGAATGGCTACAACTCTTTTTCAAAATGAGTACTACAGAGAGGTTTTTCACATGGTCGACAATCCAGAAGAGAGATTGATTTGGCTGAGGAATACCTGGCAGGAGTATACTAAAGGCTATCGATGAGTGTTATGAATTTTAGTTAGGATTCATGTTAAGACTCTATGTTAAGATTCATGTTAAGACTCTGTTAAGATCTATGTTAAGACTCTGTTGGTGTGTTGTGTGGAATGTCATGTTATTGCTGGTTGTGTGGAATGTCATGTTATGTCTGTTAGTTGATTCATATGTACTGATTTCTATTAAGATCTAATTTTGTACATGTCGACAATGTACTGATTTCTCCTTGTTCTTGTGTGTAGGAAGAAGATGACTCAGAAGATGATTATTgggatgaagaggatgatgatagAGAGGAATATGATCGAAGAGTACAAGAGTTCATGTTGAGGtgtcggaagaagaggaggaaaatcATAATTACGGCTGCTGCTATGTTGGGTATGTACCACTTTGACACTTATATGAACAAAGGAGATTATAGAGTACCAACAGAAAGTGGGTTTGAATGGGTCATGAAGACATTAGGAAATAGAACATCTTGCTTCAATATGTTTAGAATGAGTCAGGAATTGTTTCTGAGGTTGCACAGTGTGCTAGTTGATTCATATGGATTAAAGTCAACTAGGAAGATGTCATCTGTAGAGGCTCTAGGCTTGTTTTTATGGATATGTGGTGCACCTCAATCAGTTAGACAAGCAGAGGACCGTTTCACAAGATCACTGGAGACTATATGTAGAAAGTTTGATGAAGTACTAGAGAGTGTAAACAAGCTGGCAGTGGACATCATTAAGCCAAAGGACCCTGAGTTTAGGAGCGTGCATTCTAGGTTGCAATCCCCTAGGTTCACACCCTTCTTTGACAACtgcattggagcaatagatggtacTCATATTCCAGTTGTAGTGCCAACTAGCTTGGTAGTACAACATACGGGCAGGCATGGATATACGAGTCAGAATGTCATGGCCatatgtgactttgatatgaggttcACTTTTGTGGTGGCGGGATGGCCTGGGTCAGTTCATGACATGAGGGTGTTCAAAGATGCCATTGAGAAGTTTGGAGACAAATATCCGCATCCACCTGAAGGTAATGACTACTTCTTTTATGCGTTGACTTACTATTTTGACACTTGTCATGTAACATACATAACCAAGTATATCTTGACAAGCTTTATATTGAATATTTAGGTAAGTTCTACCTTGTTGACTCGGGTTACCCAAACCGATCAGGATATCTTGCACCGTACAAAGGAACCAAGTACCACCTGCCAGAGTTTAGACAAGGGCCAatgccaagaggtaaaaaagaacTATTTAATTACACCCATTCTTCACTTCGTAACGTCATTGAGCGGTCGTTTGGAGttttaaagatgaagtggaggatatTGCTTGACCTACCTAGCTATCCTATGCAAAAGCAAAGCGAAATAATTATTGCGTGCATGgcacttcacaatttcattagaGAGAGTTTTATAGGGGATGCAGACTTTGATTTGGTTGATCATGATGAGAACTATGTTCCGTTCACCGAAGGAACATCTTCTGATGGTAATGTGTCAAGTATACgtcatggagatgaagatcaaaATATGAACGAATTCCGTGATTGGATTGCCGATGGTTTGTTTAGTAGATCATAGATTTGAACTTTTAATGGTGATTTGTGTGCTGCTTTGTGGAATTTTTGTATGGATGAATTTTTGTACAAACATGTGACACAATAATAGTTTTTTTGGCATTTGGTGCGCATGGAGATTTGTTTCTGATGCTGACCAGGGAGTTGAGCGCGTTGCTTGTACTGGATCGTTACTTGTGCTGGTGCGCATGAATTCCTGGTGCGTTGCTTGTGCTGGATCGGAGGAGCAAAATATGGCGCCAACGCCTGGAGAAAATGGCGCTAGGAAGGTGGGAGGGGTAACTGGTAGGAGGGCACAATAGTCCTTTTGCTATAGCATTTAATATCTTTAGACAGTTTTAGTCACTCCAACCAAACAacctttagtccatggactaaagagTGACTAAAACTTTAGTCCAACTTTAATCCatggactaaagaaccaaacatgcCTTTAGTTCTTATCATGCACAGCAAAGACTAAAAATCCCTGGCTCCTAGCTGCTGCCGTATTGTTGGTGGCCCCAAGGACCACGCCCATAACATTGGCACTTCCAAAAGGACTAAGAGGATGAATGGAATTGACTAGCCAGAATGCAATAAATATGTGGTCTCTATTTATGGTAAGTAAAAAGAAATCTAGAATGTTAAACTTACACCATACACAGAAGCTCCAGCCTTGAATGTGTTTCTGAATGCAAGTGAAGCTAAAATAGTGTATCCACCTGCTGATCTCCCAGTTATACAAAGCCGTTCTCCATCTACTTTCCCGCTCTCCACCTTAACAACAAAAACAATCGATGCATTGAAGTGCTTTGTTATCATTGCTAAAGTTGCCACTGTGATAATACAATCATTCCTTCATGATGTACCAGGAATATTGCACATCTGCAGCAATCATCAACATCAACAATACCCCATTTCTCAAACAGTCTCTCCCGATACTCTCTCCCATAACCTTCAGTTCATAAATCAATTCAATTTAAGGATAACGTGATTGAGTAACAAGAAGTTCAGAAGACTTAATTACAATCAAATAGTGAGAGTTCAAGACAAACCAGTGCTTCCTCCATAGTTAACATCTACATATGCCCAACCTCTACTTGTCCAATATTGAACATTGAGGTCCAGAATTGCACGCGTTTCAGATGTAGGTCCTCCTGAAAATTATTCAGAGTATCACATCATTTTGAAGTTTTGTCTGAAAGAAACCAATAACCTACTTAATGGAAACTTTTGTTTTATTTAAATaaacaaagaagaaaaacacCTAAAGCTGagtaatatttttttagaacaaGCAACATAATTACATGAGACATAAAAAAAGGATTCGATAGTTCACTTACCATGAACTTTAACAAGCAATGGAGGTTTTTCATCTGGCAAACCTTGAAAATTGGGATTTGAAGGTGGGTAGAAATAAGCATAAGCTTTCTGGCCAGGGATCAATGTTGGAAACTCAACAAATTCTGGTGTGCTCAAGAAAGATTTATATTGTTCAACACCTAGTGTGGATGACCAGATTATTGAGAAATCAACAACTTTTGTTCTGTTCGCATCCAAATTCACCTGGAAGAAATAACAGATGCATGCCTCATCAGTTAGTAGTCAATAGAAAAATTTAGTAGTTTAGAACATCATTAATAAAAAaaccttttagtcccaagcaagttggggtaggctagtaATTAAATCCACAAGAAGAGTTGCCAAAGAGAAGATGTAATCTTCACAGTGATAAAATAAAAGAGCAGAAACAAAACAAAGACCACATTATCAAGACATAATAAAATTGTGTGTATAGCATCCTATAAACCTTAGCAAGTGACAATGGAACACTTGCAGAAGCACCTTCAATATAGAAGTAATCATCTGCAGCAACCTGTGAAACCAAAGTAACAGCTTAACTTACAAGTGCAAACCAAGTAAGGCCAACATAGAAAATGAATCAGACATGTTTTATAAAGATTTTGAAATAGAGGTAGTGCAGATTTGGAGTTTTGGACATGTACCACATTAGATAAATCAGAGAAGGGGATGTCAAGCAGTGAAATAGAACCTGAATCACATTCTAGAACACCAAGATATGACCTTCCCTGCTGCCTGCATAACGTAGTTATTTTATGAAGGTgtttgacaatgtgatgtttCACCGATAAATGACAACAAAGTGAACAAATGTTCACCATCATCAAAACCTGTAAGTGAAAATGATGTGATTGCTCTTTCCAAGAAAATCGTAAGAGCTGATGCCAAAAACCCACAAAGGTCTTGTGAACTCAGCATCTAGTGTATATATTGGAACAACCTCATTGGTTTGTTCAACCTGATAACAAAGAAGTATAGAAACATTATATATGAAACACAATTTGGATGGTGAACTCCATAATAAAGAAGGAATGCAACAAGAATATTGACTTGGTCCATTAATGAGTCATGTCAGATTTGTAACTTCAACAACAACCTTAATCAAGATGTAGGTCTAAAAAACACTTGCAGCATAACGGGGAAAAATCTTAGTATTTGCGGAGAACTAGTTACCCATTTATAAATGTTCCAAAATCCACTCCCTCTGTCAGTTATAAAAAACAGTTCTCCTGCAAGTTTGAATGTATTAGACATACTTTTGGAACATAATGACAGTAGTCAGCAGCCATAGTATTGTATAAGCAAACTCATCATTACTAAAGTTGCACAGGAGacaaacaagcacaagagacagaGATGTACACAAATCTGTTTGCATTTGTACAAGAATAAGATGCATAACCAATCACTCAACCATAGCCCATAGGTAATAATTATCGCTAGAGTGCCATTTTGGCCATCTAACTCTAAAACCGGATATTTTTTTGACCACCCAACTACAAAAACCATACACATCTAGCCATCTAGTTGTTTTCGTTGGTGGTTTCACTTACTTGGACGATAAGTGGCACTGTGGCAGTAGCACACTTacttaatatttttaaaatattagttaaaaagggttaaaaataaaaaaaactacccctttctctctcccctcaTGGTTGGATggagaaaaaaattagaatttTTACTTTTGAAAATAattaagaataaataaaaatatagcTTGAAAAATTGTACCTTTCAGGGACCATTTAGGCTCAGTAGGTGATTCCACTAACATTTGATTAGCACCAGCAACACAAATCCGTGTTTCCAAGTCACTAAGACATACAAGAAAATATGGGGGCTGAATCAGCAAGACAGCAACAGTTGGAAAGGGGACTTCAGCCACATGAACTTGTGCAATGGATTGTAATGCTAGAGCTTTCTACCCAAAATAAGCATAATACCATAATGCAATGTTATATTTTTTTGAACAATAATGCAAGGTTATAATGAAACAGTTACACAATCTCCTGGTTAGCAAATGGGTGTTTGCCAATgtatttggtagagctccatctgattctgattctccacgggagctgattctctgagagaagtgattctgtggctgaaagtgattctctttgattcttttgcataaactcttaaaatcaagatggagaatcacttcatagaatcaggagaagctatttttttttagctccaagcctcttagttcattttagagaatcacttcacagaatcaagagagaatcacttctctctaaaaaactgcttggcagagctcctgccggATTCAGCATagaatcagctctgggagctctaccaaacgcaccctaaataTGATACGATTGTAATTCCATTCTTGACTAAAAGAAGAATGTGCAAGTTCAAGGAAAATTGATAACTCTTGAAATGTGCTGTGTCCTTCACCTACAATGTGATGCATACTATTTAACATATGAAGTGGCATTGCAAGCCATGTTTGGATCCTTGTGAATATTCATGGAACGTGGAGGTATTATGCATGAAGATCGTCCTGAACTCCTAATATATTGCATGCTCCAACTTATGCAGACTTTTTTCTTAGTCTATGATAGCTACTAACTTTACTTATGGCATACATTAGTGCAAGTAAAAAAATGTCCACATATGTAGTTAAAAAATAGATTTACCCGCTTTCAGAAAAGTAGCCAACCCAAAGTTCTGATTTATCCCATGGCATGTTTGGATGACTCCACTCAATCCATGCCATCCGCCTTTTGTTTCGATCAATTCGTGGAAAAGCATAGAAGTCGCTGCCACTTATCAGCACCTTTGGTTCTTCAATATAGAAATATGTGTGATCATACCATGAAAAGCAAGCATAGTTCTAACTTGGTATAGAGGCAGTAACATTTCTGAAATTCTTACCATGAACTTGTTCACCGCTTAAGTTTATAGCAGCAATTGTTGTGGTGGGATTCAAGCTGCTCATTCGATGGTCTATCAAGAAACGGGAGCATGGTGTAGTAGTTTCATGTCCCTAGTAAAGTAATGAATTCCATGTTATAAGCAAGGTACCTTCCATCACTGTGATATAACGGCTGAAGTGAGGATCAAATACACCATCAGCATAACTGATGTTGGGCGCACTATAATCTGGTGTAAGAGGCACAGGTGGACTTCCAACTGACAAGGAGAAATAATCATTGGAAAGAATTTTAGAATGAAAAAATACACTATTTAATACATCACTGCATCTTATTAAATTTTATTTGGTCAATTATCATAAAAATCAAATATACTATCTCAATTAATATGATAAGGCCATCTTGTTAGATCTTCTGAACACGCAGCATCATCTTATTGGTTCATTGTTTGGCAGTTTTAGCAGGCCTAATTGGTTGAAACAATGGCAAAGAGTGGTGTGCCACAAATTCAGTAGTGGCCAAATTGCTTGCTACAACTATTGCTATATCTGACTGGAGAATGTGTGTATGATCAGTGGACGTGTGCTACAAAGTGCGGTCTGTTGCAGTTGACATGAAATAAACATAAACCTCACTTGATCAAAGTTTCCTAACTT
It includes:
- the LOC101765398 gene encoding acylamino-acid-releasing enzyme, which encodes MSSSSHAASPADGASTASGGVKPTTAPYGSWRSPVTADVVAGAEKHLKGIALAGDGRLMWIETRPEEKGRMVIVKEEDKPVDVIPQEFAARTLVHEYGGGAFAVNNNVVVFSNYKDQRLYKQTVGIGSPPVPLTPDYSAPNISYADGVFDPHFSRYITVMEDHRMSSLNPTTTIAAINLSGEQVHEPKVLISGSDFYAFPRIDRNKRRMAWIEWSHPNMPWDKSELWVGYFSESGDLETRICVAGANQMLVESPTEPKWSLKGELFFITDRGSGFWNIYKWVEQTNEVVPIYTLDAEFTRPLWVFGISSYDFLGKSNHIIFTYRQQGRSYLGVLECDSGSISLLDIPFSDLSNVVAADDYFYIEGASASVPLSLAKVNLDANRTKVVDFSIIWSSTLGVEQYKSFLSTPEFVEFPTLIPGQKAYAYFYPPSNPNFQGLPDEKPPLLVKVHGGPTSETRAILDLNVQYWTSRGWAYVDVNYGGSTGYGREYRERLFEKWGIVDVDDCCRCAIFLVESGKVDGERLCITGRSAGGYTILASLAFRNTFKAGASVYGVADFSLLKEETHKFEKHDLDHFVGDEKACYERSPINFVDKFTCPVILFQGLEDKVVPPDQARKIYKALKEKGLPVALVEYEGEQHGLRKAENIKFTLEQQMVFFARLVGKFEVADDITPIKIENFD